Proteins encoded within one genomic window of Candidatus Binatia bacterium:
- a CDS encoding type I 3-dehydroquinate dehydratase, translating to MSIVAVPITIAETSECDRGLEDGVRARGAGADLIEWRVDRLADDDRGPDTVETLIRESPLPSILTCRSADEGGAFEGTEAERVGLLDQMAARGAIPAYVDLEYARWIANSDLQDATAELRHLGAKIILSAHDFKGRPEKLDDIFASIDNTPGCDVTKVA from the coding sequence ATGAGCATTGTGGCGGTACCCATCACGATCGCGGAGACGTCCGAATGCGATCGAGGACTTGAAGATGGCGTCCGCGCCCGCGGCGCGGGCGCGGATCTGATCGAATGGCGCGTCGATCGCCTCGCCGACGACGATCGCGGACCCGATACCGTTGAAACACTGATCCGCGAAAGCCCGCTGCCCTCCATTCTGACCTGCCGGTCGGCTGATGAAGGCGGGGCGTTTGAAGGTACCGAGGCCGAACGAGTCGGCTTGCTCGACCAGATGGCGGCACGCGGCGCGATCCCTGCCTATGTTGATCTGGAGTACGCGCGTTGGATTGCCAACTCCGACCTGCAGGATGCCACGGCCGAACTGCGTCACCTAGGTGCCAAAATCATTCTGTCGGCACACGACTTCAAAGGGCGCCCGGAGAAGCTGGACGATATTTTTGCCAGTATCGACAACACGCCGGGATGTGATGTGACCAAGGTCGC
- a CDS encoding nuclear transport factor 2 family protein codes for MNGAEKAQGRDEIRQLAYRYAHATDTRDLDTLVGCFIPEVQVGRDRRGREALRADFDRQLRAVGITILFVGNHLIDFVDETHATGHVYCRAEIQEGDRWIQQAIRYDDTYEKRGDAWFFVRRKHQLFYGAESGQNPLGLAPADWPKNATGRGTLPESENNWQEFWKKS; via the coding sequence ATGAATGGCGCCGAGAAGGCGCAGGGTCGCGACGAGATCCGGCAACTCGCCTACCGCTATGCACACGCCACCGATACCCGTGATCTCGACACGCTGGTTGGATGCTTTATCCCCGAGGTGCAGGTTGGGCGAGATCGCCGCGGCCGCGAGGCGTTACGCGCGGATTTTGATCGCCAACTGCGCGCTGTCGGCATCACGATCCTCTTTGTCGGCAATCACCTGATCGATTTTGTCGACGAGACGCATGCGACCGGACATGTCTATTGTCGGGCAGAAATTCAGGAGGGCGACCGCTGGATCCAGCAAGCGATTCGCTATGACGACACCTATGAAAAGCGGGGCGACGCGTGGTTCTTTGTGCGCCGCAAACACCAGCTCTTCTATGGAGCCGAGTCCGGACAAAACCCGCTTGGTCTGGCACCGGCCGATTGGCCGAAGAATGCAACTGGTCGGGGGACCTTGCCGGAATCCGAGAACAACTGGCAGGAGTTCTGGAAAAAGAGCTGA